Proteins from a genomic interval of Staphylococcus debuckii:
- a CDS encoding helix-turn-helix domain-containing protein produces the protein MDYNYSIIKSSTCTLDFTNKQDYINIYFVLSGTAKTVKQEGSLTYHAGELFIRRPDMKPLQIEIKNGSVICLEIHTDYFEKYYLKNALNMENNFEIHHHIKEAFVHTIRCMYEKKYSHADVSIIKLVNYLRIFFETFDNYLFRPTLSPLVNEVIEYVNEHYKKPLKLCVVARDIYANESFLSRKFGEEMQMTFSEYLTNIRVFNLSELLVTRGEEGEIWKEFGFASNRTFLNRFKEIFNMSPREFILHSQVYRSNEDIISDSVYLEILKFVQPDKSSIPEIQ, from the coding sequence ATGGATTATAATTACAGTATTATTAAATCATCGACTTGTACTTTAGATTTTACGAATAAACAAGATTACATTAATATCTACTTTGTGCTTTCAGGAACTGCTAAGACTGTGAAACAAGAAGGTTCACTTACCTATCACGCAGGGGAATTATTTATCAGAAGACCAGACATGAAACCTTTACAGATTGAAATTAAAAATGGCAGTGTGATTTGTTTAGAGATTCATACAGACTATTTTGAAAAGTACTATCTGAAAAACGCTCTGAATATGGAAAACAACTTTGAAATTCACCATCATATTAAAGAAGCATTTGTGCATACCATTCGCTGTATGTATGAAAAGAAATATTCCCACGCTGATGTCAGTATTATTAAACTCGTGAATTATTTACGTATCTTTTTTGAAACCTTTGATAACTATTTATTCCGACCGACATTAAGTCCGTTAGTAAATGAAGTGATTGAGTATGTTAATGAACATTATAAGAAACCATTGAAATTATGTGTTGTTGCTAGAGATATCTATGCGAACGAAAGCTTTCTTTCTAGAAAATTCGGAGAAGAGATGCAAATGACCTTCTCAGAATACCTCACTAATATCAGAGTGTTCAATTTATCCGAGCTATTAGTCACAAGAGGTGAAGAAGGTGAAATATGGAAAGAATTTGGTTTTGCGAGTAACCGCACTTTCTTGAACCGTTTCAAAGAGATCTTTAACATGTCTCCAAGAGAGTTCATTCTGCACTCTCAAGTTTATCGTAGTAATGAAGATATTATTTCAGACTCAGTATATTTAGAAATACTAAAATTTGTGCAGCCAGATAAGAGCTCTATCCCAGAAATTCAATAG